The following nucleotide sequence is from Cardinium endosymbiont of Culicoides punctatus.
ATTAAAAGTGGTTTTGCCCAAATAGCTCAAAATCAGATTAGCGTGGTTTGTGAAGCAGAAGAGATAAATTCAATAAATGATGTGTGAGTTGTTACTATGCTTTTTTAGACCGGGTATTATAGTCCTTAGAAAAAACTAACGTAACAACGTTTATATAGACATAAAACTTGTAAAGTAGAGTAAGCCTTATAAATTATTGATTTGATAAATCACTGTATTAAGTAATTTTATGCAATGCTACTTTATTATTTGATTTATATCTGCGATAGGTATTAAAAATAAAATATGGTTACTTCAAGAATTTTAAGCTTGTAAAAAAATATATAAATATTAATAATTAAAAAATATGTTCCACCATTGCGCTAGCATAGTTCTTTCCGAAGCGAATCGTTATGTTCAGTCCAAAGCTGATATAAAGGAAACACCCATCTCCTTTGCAATTTTAGGAAATTCTGAAGTAAAAAACAAATCTTCAGAAGGTATTATTATGAGATTGATTGATATTTCCGCATTAGAGTTAAGAAATAATCCCAATGAATATGTTCCTCAAGGTGATGGTTTTGTGGTACGTAAGATGCCGGAAGCCTTTAGTCTGTATTTCTTGTTTTCTGTTGATTATAAAGAGTCTAATTTATTAATAAACCTAAAGCTACTTGCTTATATAGCAGCATTCTTTCAGTATAAGTCACATTTTGACATCCAAAATACTCCTGTTTTACAGGAAGCGGGTATAGAAAATTTCTCTATTGAACTGGTTAAAATGGGTCTTGCCGAGCGATCTATGCTTTGGTCAATGCTGAATACTCCTTACAGCCCATCATTGTTATATAAAGCAGGACTGGTGTTTGTAGGAGATGCCACATTGGGTTTGAAACAGATAGCAGCTTTTTCATCACGTCAGAATTAATTACTATGGCATTTGTTACTAAGTTGTTTCGAATAATGATTTCAAATCGTTACTACCAGGTTCACAATAGTGAAAATGATTTTGATATTATACCACTTCCATCAACAAGTTCCTGGATGACACAGCATCAAATTCGAATGCTGCATTATGCAGATGGTATAGAACTCGTATGGCTTTCACAAAACTATGACCATCCACTGGAATTGTTTAAGAAGAAGGCAAATGGTGTAACCCTTTCTTTTGTGATGACATTAAAAAACACCCAAACACTTAACCTTTCTGAGTTAGAAGCGGGTCATCCAACAGGGCAGGTTTATTATTTGCATAATCGACATGACCATAATGACAACTTACTACATGGTAATGCTTTTATAAGCCCTTTAGATCTTGTAAAGATTAAAGAAGTAGCACACTATCCAACACAACCAGGTTGGAATGTATTTGCCATTATTGATATGGATCTTTCTTATTGGATGCGTCAACTTTCTAAGCAAAAGGATATTGGCGTGCATAACTATAAAATTAAGATCCAAAACCGTTCTACTTTTTGGAGATATTATTTGGTCGACACACGAAATCAGCTTAATGGGAAATGCAAAATTTTACCTAAAGGAGATAGTAATATATTCTGCTTTGGAGCAGTTAAATCATCTACAGAGCTCCCCAATACGTATTATGCAACCTCTACAGCACCTATTGCATTTTGCGATAAGTATGACTATTTTTTTTCCCTTGCTACATTCGATAAGAGTGATACAGGTAAAAATGAAAAAATTTTATTAGAAAAACTTCCTTATCCCACTTATGATTCTATTAAAAGAGATAAGGGAGATAAAAAAAAACTCTATAGTGATATAGTTGTATATGTTTAGTTTAGTTTTAATTCACACTTTTTTTTCAAAAATAAATAAAAATGGCTGAAAGTTTAAAAACTCCCGGCGTGTACATCGTCGAGAAGGATACAGGTGCCAACGCCGTGGTTCAAGTATCAACCGCAGTTCCCGCTTTTATAGGATTTACCGAAAGAGCAGAAATCAATGGAAAGTCATTTCACATGAAACCTGTGCAGATTTCTTCATTGTCTGAATATGAATTGTTCTTTGGAGGACCAGCTGTTCCTGTCTATACGGTTAAAGAAGTAACGGAAGGCCATAAGGATCTAGTTATGAATGGCAAATCTTATATTCTAGAACAGAGCCAAAATTCTACATTCTATCTTTATAATAGTTTAAAGTTGTTTTTCGATAACGGTGGTGCAGACTGTTTTATCGTTTCCGTTGGCCAATATGGTGATGCAGATAAACCACTAGAGATTACACCAGATGTCTTTAAAAAAGGTATAGATGCTTTAGCTGGAGAAGAAGTTCCTACTATGCTGTTAATGCCAGACTCTCTATTGTTGGACGAAGAAGATGCTTCATATTATGCCGTACAAACCTATGCACTGGCTCATTGCGGAAAATATCTGAACAAAGTAGCCATATTTGATATATGGGGTGGTAATCATGAGTTGTCTATAGAAGACAAAAATAAATATGTAAATAGATTCCGTGAGTACATTGGCTTAGATAATCTGAGTTATGGTGCTGCCTATTATCCATGGCTGAAAACCAATATTATTCCACTCAATAGTATTGACTATAAGAATTTCGATTTAGATGCGCTAAGAAACGTATTGAAGGAGGATCATAAGTCTATGCTTAGCAGTTTAATAAATGCAACAACAGAGAAAGAAAAAGTTTATTGGGATGCAGGATTAAAAAATACAAGTAAAGAGTACAAATTACTTCGTAAAACCATTGCAGATCGTTTGAATATTCTTCCAGCAGCTCCAGCTATGGCAGGATTATACACGAGAACAGATAAGGCAAGGGGCATATGGATTGCACCAGCTAACCAGAATTTGAATGCTGTAATTGAGCCCATGGTTAAAATTACCCATGAGGAGCAAGAATCCCTTAACGTAGATGGCATTAGTGGTAAGTCTATTAATGCCATTCGCTCTTTTAAAGGAACAGGTGCTGCCGTTGTTTGGGGTGCTAGAACATTGGCTGGAAATAGCCCAGAATGGAGGTATATTAACGTAAGAAGGTTATTTATACTTATTGAACAGTCTATTAAAAATGCTGCATTCTCGGTTGTATTTAGACCAAACGTTCCAGTTACCTGGGCTGTTGTAAATGGCATGATTTCAAACTTCTTGACCAACCTTTGGAGACAGGGCGCTTTAGTTGGTGCAAGTCCTGAAGAGGCCTTTACCGTTCTATGTGGACTAGGCGAAACCATGTCTCAAGATGACGTTAACGAAGGCATCATGCGTATTTCAGTGAAAGTAGCAGCGCCTAGACCAGCTGAGTTTATTGTCATTACTTTTGAACAAAAAATGGGCGTAGACGGCTAGGTTTTTTGTATGCAAAAGATCTATACATTAGAAGGAGGGAGTAGGTTAACACCCCACCTTCTTCTATTGTACCATTATTGTATTTATATAAAAAAATTAAAATAGGAATAATCATGGCTGAAAATTTATTGATACCTGCTATCGTTCATTTTAACTTAGGCTCAAAATCAATTCAATTAACTGGTTATAACATAGGCATTACGTTAGATAATGGATCTAACTATGTTGATGCAGTCAACGCAAAGGGTAAAACCATTTATGCTATCCGTAAAGGAGGAGAGATTGTACAAGAGGCGGATATTAAGGTTTCTATACTTAAAACACCAGATAAAAACTTTGATGATGACATTAAAAAGTTAAGTAGCGCATTAGCATCTACTAAAGAAAATGATCCTAAAAAATATGTTGAAAACATATCATTTAGTTTTGCCACAAACGATGATAAAACTTTTACACATATACAATTTCAAGGATATGTTAGTGAAATCAGTAGCGAATTAGATGCTGAGACTTCTTTATTGGAAGTGATTTTTGGAATTGTAATTTACGATCCGATGAGTTTTACACTCAAAAAGTAACTTGTACCATTAAGTTCGTGGAGTTTTATTTTTTATACTTTACTTTGATATAGTATAGATTTTTATTTATAGAATTTGATATAAAATTATTATGCAAAGAGTAACCATTGATTATAAACACTTCAATAAGGCT
It contains:
- a CDS encoding DUF4255 domain-containing protein, encoding MFHHCASIVLSEANRYVQSKADIKETPISFAILGNSEVKNKSSEGIIMRLIDISALELRNNPNEYVPQGDGFVVRKMPEAFSLYFLFSVDYKESNLLINLKLLAYIAAFFQYKSHFDIQNTPVLQEAGIENFSIELVKMGLAERSMLWSMLNTPYSPSLLYKAGLVFVGDATLGLKQIAAFSSRQN
- a CDS encoding phage tail sheath family protein, translated to MAESLKTPGVYIVEKDTGANAVVQVSTAVPAFIGFTERAEINGKSFHMKPVQISSLSEYELFFGGPAVPVYTVKEVTEGHKDLVMNGKSYILEQSQNSTFYLYNSLKLFFDNGGADCFIVSVGQYGDADKPLEITPDVFKKGIDALAGEEVPTMLLMPDSLLLDEEDASYYAVQTYALAHCGKYLNKVAIFDIWGGNHELSIEDKNKYVNRFREYIGLDNLSYGAAYYPWLKTNIIPLNSIDYKNFDLDALRNVLKEDHKSMLSSLINATTEKEKVYWDAGLKNTSKEYKLLRKTIADRLNILPAAPAMAGLYTRTDKARGIWIAPANQNLNAVIEPMVKITHEEQESLNVDGISGKSINAIRSFKGTGAAVVWGARTLAGNSPEWRYINVRRLFILIEQSIKNAAFSVVFRPNVPVTWAVVNGMISNFLTNLWRQGALVGASPEEAFTVLCGLGETMSQDDVNEGIMRISVKVAAPRPAEFIVITFEQKMGVDG